From one Chryseobacterium sp. 3008163 genomic stretch:
- a CDS encoding CatA-like O-acetyltransferase — MYKSLPICQRKNQSFFLYYLYRAIKTANEIENFRYRIVEDKPFLYDVIHASATINRPNNTFGFSYIDFDSDESVFQTIAKNEIERVKSSNTLLPAKGGDNVIHFSAVPWLNFTSISHARKFSISDSCPKISFGKMMDVNDTKTMNVSIHGHHALMDGYHVGLFTERFQMLMDED, encoded by the coding sequence TTGTACAAAAGCTTACCAATCTGCCAAAGAAAAAATCAATCTTTTTTCCTCTATTATCTGTACAGAGCCATAAAAACTGCCAACGAAATTGAGAACTTCAGATATCGAATTGTTGAAGATAAACCATTTCTATATGATGTTATTCATGCATCAGCAACTATCAATCGACCCAATAACACTTTCGGTTTTTCATACATTGATTTTGATTCTGATGAGTCTGTTTTTCAAACCATAGCCAAAAACGAAATTGAAAGGGTGAAATCATCAAATACCCTGCTTCCGGCAAAAGGAGGAGACAATGTTATTCATTTTTCTGCCGTTCCGTGGTTAAATTTTACTTCAATTTCACATGCAAGAAAATTTTCTATTTCAGACAGTTGTCCGAAAATTTCTTTTGGAAAAATGATGGATGTCAATGACACTAAAACAATGAATGTTTCGATTCATGGGCATCACGCTTTAATGGATGGTTATCATGTCGGGCTTTTTACTGAAAGGTTTCAGATGTTGATGGATGAAGATTAA
- a CDS encoding GNAT family N-acetyltransferase, translating to MKFLLNHQETGRLRFRKLEHSDFEIWMELFKDEQTTKLLGMSEFKNAEECCEKWFEWTFHRYENDLGGQNALICKETNQLVGQCGLLVRNVENKFELEIAYSILPNFRKMGFALESAKKCKEFAFENNFHDRLISMIFPENENSKKVAAKNGMIFNKK from the coding sequence ATGAAATTTCTTTTAAATCATCAGGAAACCGGCAGACTCAGATTCAGAAAATTGGAACATTCTGATTTTGAAATTTGGATGGAACTATTTAAAGATGAACAAACTACAAAACTTCTTGGAATGTCTGAGTTTAAAAATGCCGAAGAATGTTGTGAAAAATGGTTTGAATGGACTTTTCATCGTTATGAAAATGATCTAGGCGGGCAAAACGCTCTCATCTGCAAAGAAACTAATCAGTTAGTCGGTCAATGCGGACTTTTGGTACGGAATGTTGAAAATAAATTTGAACTTGAAATTGCCTACTCCATTCTTCCCAATTTCAGAAAAATGGGTTTTGCACTTGAAAGTGCTAAGAAATGTAAAGAATTTGCTTTTGAAAATAATTTTCATGATCGATTAATCTCAATGATTTTTCCGGAAAATGAAAACTCGAAAAAAGTCGCTGCAAAAAACGGAATGATATTTAATAAAAAGTAA
- a CDS encoding EamA family transporter, whose product MNNLKYYLAAVLAFSIWGTFSLVLKPLHSYPSLDILFYRVFSCAIIMTVVSVAFKREKIKNNVIFFKSLPKKSRREMIVLNVGSSILLTANWFSFIYVMNHVSVRATSVAYLVCPIITTILAYFLLRDRLSKMQWLSVFLSCIGCVLLSYANMIDMFYSSLIGFTYAAYLISQNKNTKFDKFLVLNFHILLSALILLPFFPAFSGPIPTDFKFYFYVEIIAVLYTIVPLLLNLFALSGIASSKVGMILNINPIIAFVLAGVVYHEPLGVLQIFPYALIFLAVIVFNGNQIFKIKDSNVN is encoded by the coding sequence TTGAATAATCTAAAATATTACTTAGCTGCAGTACTTGCTTTTTCTATTTGGGGAACATTTAGTTTGGTTTTAAAGCCACTGCATTCATACCCATCATTGGATATTCTTTTTTATCGTGTTTTCAGCTGTGCCATTATTATGACGGTAGTTTCTGTTGCTTTCAAAAGAGAAAAAATAAAGAATAATGTAATTTTTTTTAAGTCTCTACCGAAAAAGAGCAGAAGAGAAATGATTGTCTTAAATGTTGGAAGCAGTATTTTGTTGACAGCAAATTGGTTTTCATTCATTTATGTGATGAATCATGTAAGTGTGCGGGCGACTTCTGTAGCTTATTTGGTTTGCCCGATTATTACGACTATACTTGCTTATTTTCTGTTGCGTGATAGATTGTCAAAAATGCAATGGCTATCGGTATTTCTGAGTTGTATAGGTTGTGTGTTGCTTTCTTATGCCAATATGATTGATATGTTTTACAGCAGTCTGATTGGCTTTACTTACGCTGCATATTTGATCAGCCAAAACAAAAATACCAAGTTTGATAAATTTCTGGTTCTTAATTTTCATATTTTACTATCAGCGCTTATTTTACTGCCATTTTTTCCGGCTTTCTCTGGGCCGATTCCTACTGATTTTAAATTTTATTTCTATGTTGAAATCATCGCTGTACTTTACACAATTGTTCCATTACTGCTGAATTTATTTGCCTTGAGTGGAATAGCTTCATCAAAAGTAGGAATGATTTTAAATATTAATCCAATCATCGCTTTTGTTTTGGCCGGAGTTGTTTATCATGAGCCTTTGGGTGTTTTGCAGATATTTCCTTATGCGTTGATATTCCTGGCTGTGATTGTGTTTAATGGCAATCAGATCTTTAAAATAAAAGATTCAAACGTAAATTAA
- a CDS encoding helix-turn-helix domain-containing protein → MQNAKIKCSLSENFPGYFSDSVDKDIYIWYEKDWKHDDYEHFHERSQLTFVEEGYQYFHIDQKIYLVPQNHVIWIPGSKKHRITSESETVKLMVVLFKKGLENDFFKDVHVFPAPSVLKEMLLYASKWNKLLTEDAEQSTFMTAILTSLPNFCNETNFFQIPAPVDSRLTAVCNFINVNFKQHVSIEDLTEKGNMSARSLQRIFKSETGISLKKYIQLIRIVKSVELIDSKQFTLSEIAFKVGYKSLSAFTSSYLSVMKLRPKVNKNLKN, encoded by the coding sequence ATGCAAAACGCCAAAATCAAATGCAGTTTATCGGAAAATTTTCCGGGATATTTTTCTGATTCTGTTGATAAAGACATTTATATTTGGTACGAAAAAGACTGGAAGCATGATGATTATGAGCACTTCCACGAGCGTTCGCAGCTTACTTTTGTAGAAGAAGGTTATCAGTATTTTCATATTGATCAAAAAATATATCTCGTACCTCAGAATCATGTGATTTGGATTCCAGGTTCAAAAAAACACCGAATTACTTCAGAATCTGAAACCGTAAAGCTGATGGTTGTTTTATTTAAAAAAGGTTTGGAGAATGATTTCTTTAAAGACGTACATGTGTTTCCGGCACCATCGGTTTTGAAAGAGATGCTACTTTACGCTTCAAAATGGAATAAGTTGCTGACTGAAGATGCAGAACAAAGCACTTTTATGACTGCAATTCTGACAAGTCTACCTAATTTCTGCAATGAAACTAATTTCTTTCAGATTCCTGCGCCTGTAGATTCGAGACTGACGGCGGTTTGTAATTTCATCAATGTCAATTTTAAACAACATGTAAGCATTGAAGATTTAACCGAAAAAGGAAATATGTCTGCAAGAAGCCTGCAAAGGATTTTTAAATCTGAAACGGGAATCAGCCTGAAGAAATATATACAGCTGATCAGAATTGTAAAAAGTGTAGAACTGATTGATTCAAAACAATTCACACTGAGCGAAATCGCCTTCAAAGTAGGCTACAAAAGTCTTTCTGCTTTCACATCATCTTATTTGTCTGTGATGAAGCTGAGACCTAAAGTAAACAAAAACTTGAAAAATTGA
- a CDS encoding histone H1, which translates to MKELIEKINAEFEAFATEANQQSEKGNKAAGTRARKSALELSKLFKEFRKVSVEESKK; encoded by the coding sequence ATGAAAGAACTTATTGAAAAAATCAACGCAGAATTCGAAGCGTTTGCAACTGAAGCAAACCAACAATCAGAAAAAGGAAACAAGGCAGCGGGTACTAGAGCTCGTAAATCAGCTTTAGAATTGAGCAAATTGTTCAAAGAATTCAGAAAAGTTTCTGTAGAAGAATCTAAAAAATAA
- a CDS encoding Crp/Fnr family transcriptional regulator: MLRTNQSFLAYVSNLYEKQNRKEDIIVRSFEEGELLVSQNEEVNKVILLREGIVKCSLTEGNGKEYILEFSGSGEIIGELESIREVKALCTIEALTAVKVYSISIPYFRKLLKEDIVFNGFLLNVFAERISNTSSRASYQQLYTVEESLNRLLELQSEQDIKISKENMAAYLGVSVRSLNRSLKSLLNKDE; encoded by the coding sequence ATGTTAAGAACCAATCAGTCATTTTTGGCTTATGTAAGCAATCTTTATGAGAAGCAAAACCGCAAAGAAGATATTATTGTAAGATCTTTTGAGGAAGGGGAGTTGCTGGTGTCTCAAAATGAAGAGGTCAACAAGGTAATACTTTTGAGGGAAGGCATTGTAAAATGCAGCCTGACCGAGGGAAATGGAAAAGAATATATCCTTGAATTTTCCGGAAGTGGAGAAATTATTGGCGAGTTAGAAAGCATTCGTGAAGTAAAAGCATTATGTACGATTGAAGCACTGACAGCGGTAAAAGTTTATTCCATCTCAATTCCTTATTTCAGGAAACTTTTAAAAGAAGATATTGTTTTCAATGGGTTTTTGCTAAATGTTTTTGCAGAACGCATATCCAATACTTCATCGCGCGCCTCGTATCAGCAGCTTTACACAGTAGAGGAAAGTCTAAACAGACTATTAGAACTGCAATCTGAGCAGGATATAAAAATTTCAAAAGAAAATATGGCCGCTTATCTTGGAGTTTCGGTGAGAAGTTTAAACCGAAGCTTAAAGAGTTTACTGAATAAAGACGAATAG
- a CDS encoding Atu1372/SO_1960 family protein codes for MKMTKGIFTFILLFLITNIMLAQDNKTKVLVLIHSDNGGTYELAKEISKGIENYGNTKAIIKLVKSSSHEKLKNLPVATVDELASYDGIAFGSPVYFGNISTGMSEFIAKTVNVWTNHELEGMPATVFMSAGSGAGNELAVQSFWNSLSVHGMVLVSNGIRGNDKIDSTIPQGNTVLGVTSLASVKNVQRSSESEKYLARIQGENFAKVASALKGTFQKKVTKETLKTETVDAVLKKKNIMLPSVPKPAGNYQPYVRSGNLIFINQVALKDGKILNPGKLGISVDENQVKEATKQTMLNVLAVLKDAVNGDLDQVKKVVQLTGIFNTKDDYTKHADLMNVASDLAVEVFGEKGKHARATLGASSIPVNSSVEIQAIFEVE; via the coding sequence ATGAAAATGACAAAAGGAATTTTTACATTCATTCTTCTATTTTTAATCACAAATATTATGCTGGCACAAGACAATAAAACAAAAGTACTGGTTTTGATTCATTCAGATAATGGCGGAACTTACGAATTGGCAAAGGAAATTTCTAAAGGAATTGAAAACTATGGAAATACTAAAGCAATCATTAAACTTGTAAAATCTTCATCGCATGAAAAGCTGAAAAACCTTCCTGTTGCAACAGTTGACGAGTTGGCCTCGTATGACGGAATCGCCTTTGGTTCGCCTGTTTATTTTGGAAATATAAGCACAGGAATGAGCGAATTTATTGCTAAAACGGTTAATGTATGGACAAATCATGAATTGGAAGGAATGCCTGCAACGGTTTTTATGTCTGCAGGAAGTGGAGCAGGAAACGAACTGGCTGTTCAGTCATTTTGGAACAGTCTTTCAGTTCACGGAATGGTTTTGGTCTCAAACGGTATTCGTGGTAATGATAAGATAGATTCTACAATCCCGCAGGGAAATACGGTATTGGGAGTAACGAGTTTAGCTTCAGTGAAAAATGTGCAGCGATCAAGCGAAAGTGAAAAATATTTAGCGAGAATTCAGGGTGAGAATTTTGCAAAAGTGGCATCAGCTTTAAAGGGTACTTTTCAAAAGAAAGTTACAAAAGAAACTTTAAAAACAGAAACTGTTGATGCTGTTTTAAAAAAGAAAAACATCATGCTGCCCAGCGTTCCAAAGCCTGCAGGAAATTATCAACCTTATGTAAGATCAGGGAATCTGATTTTCATTAATCAGGTTGCTTTGAAAGATGGTAAAATTCTTAATCCCGGAAAATTAGGAATTTCGGTTGATGAAAATCAGGTGAAAGAAGCTACAAAACAGACAATGCTCAATGTTTTGGCAGTATTGAAAGACGCTGTGAACGGAGATTTAGATCAAGTGAAAAAAGTTGTTCAGCTCACCGGAATTTTTAATACAAAAGACGACTACACCAAGCATGCAGATTTGATGAATGTCGCTTCAGATCTCGCAGTGGAAGTCTTTGGTGAAAAAGGAAAACATGCAAGAGCTACACTCGGAGCATCATCGATTCCTGTGAATTCTTCGGTAGAAATTCAGGCCATATTTGAGGTTGAATAA